gatatccttatctGATCGTCTAGCTATCCACATGAGTCGGAACAACAGATTCTTCAGGTACACATGATTGTAGTCGGACAGCTTCACTCTGATCTAAATCAATCTCAACCAACAGGCGTTACTGCTGTCGGGAATCCGCCAATATGCTCCAAAACTCACGGACTTAGTCTGTATGTGAATGACAGAAGAAAGTCAAGATAGATTCTCGGTTGAAACAAATGCCAAGCAGTACACACCAGGAGTAGGTGACTCAATAAATCACCACCTCTTCAAACCTTAGTTCCTCCACAGACAAGTAGATGAGACTTACCTACTACAATCTACCACTTGATCAATTCAACATCTAGTAGCAGTGAATGTCAACCGCCACATAAAGCATAGTATACTATATTCAGTATAGTATGCCGGACTTGATGGTTGAAACCCAGCCGTGGAACCTACAGGTACACACTCCTCCCCTCCACGACGCACGGACCACCGTCGCCTGCGGCGTGAGAAGTCGGCACCCGATTATTCAGACGGGGAAACAGGAGTCGACCGTGTCGGGACCGAATCCGACCGATAAAACCTCACAGGTCTTGTTGGTGTTTTATTGACCCTCTCCCACCACCGAGACAGAGACGACCATGATTCAACCACGTATGGTAAGTGTGTTGTGCCAGATTGGACCTTTTTTTGACCTTGGAGGGGAAAGGACCCTCCCCATCCGACAGGCTCTGCAATCTTCtgtgaagaaaaagaaaagaaaccagTAATCAGtgtgaagaggagagagagagagagagagagagagggagggagagagagacaaaaacAAGAGGATTGCCAAAGGCATTGACGATGACGATAATTCCacgtttcttttcttttgattcttCAGAAATTGCTTAGCTTGTCTCCTGCCCCCTTCGCCTTGAACCCATGAACCTTCGTAGCCTCTTcactcctctcctccttcctACTCCCTTTTCTGGCTCTTGACTATCGATCtcgaggagggggaaaaagaaagaaagcacGGCAGAAGCTCATCCATTGACTCAAAACAGCTCTCCCGGGCAGATGAGGCCACCGCCACCGGCGAAGAGAATGAAGTCCGACGTGAAGATCAGGAGAAAATCAACCGGTTCAGTCGGTTACATCAACGGGAGACCGTTCTGGAGGACCAGTTGAAAGCAAAGCTGGTACGTGAATTCATCACAGTTGGAGCGCAAGCCAGTCATCATCACTACCACTACTACCACCTTTAGCCTCCTCATCCACGCCTCAGTACGATTCTAACCCATCCTacagaaagacaaagaagacCTCGAAGAGGTATCCACCGAATTGGAACTTGccgacgaagatgatctGGTCCCGTAAGTCAAGAGGATGTCCTCAGCCCCCATTTTTGAAAGCAGGGAAAAGccaaagggagggggagataAATCTTCTCTTATTCACATCTTGAATCAGGTACAAAATCGGCGACGCCTTCTTCCAGCTGCCCCTTACGGATGCCCAGTCGATGCTCGAGACTGCCACTGCGCAAATCGATGCCGATGTGTCCAAGCTCGAGGATTCACTGAGTGAATTGAGAGACGAGTTGCAACAACTCAAGGTCTCTCTGTATGCGCGATTTGGCAGGAGCATCAACCTGGAGACTTGAGAGGCGGGAGCTCTGTGTCCCCGTGCAGGAAGGGAAGAATAGCAAAAGTGTTGAGTCGTTCAGTCGTTCAGTTGATCTTTTGTATGTATTGGAGTCAATCAGAGTGAAAATGCAAGAGATCATGGTGATGATTCACAATGAGACTTTGTTCCACTTGGGATATCTTGGACCTGCCAGCATATTTATACAACCTATCTCTCGGCAGAACCAGCTGTAGAGAAATTGGAATTCGCTAACCTGATACCGAGTCCACTGGAACTTGCGCCATGCATGACTCGTCTAGAGGCCTTAGAAGGCCTTTTGACAAATTTGCTTTTTCTGTCCTCTTGTTGTTAGTGttggtgtttttttcccccctcaaaTATAATACCAGCCCAACCAGTGGAGTGCAATTCAACCGAGGGACCGTAGTACTGAAGAGGATGTATTACACTACGTGGTACTCAGGCACAGCTGCAGACCGACAACTGTATCCAGGAACTAACCGACCCAGCTGAAAGACGAAAGACCTCAATCTATTGTAAATTGGCCAAGAGGTAAGTCTTTCTCCAAAGGTCGTGCATAACAAACGGAGCCGAGTCATCGGCATTCCACATTCACTAGAGAACCCCGTTCTGCATGGATCAACATCAAGGGTATATCGAAAAatattgaaaaaaaagacattaGGGCAGTGAAACATCGGTTTAACGGAATTTGGCCCGGCAGCGGCCCATGACTTCGTTTTGACAGACCAACTCGGCACTGAATTCACTACCATCCAGAGTCAGGTAGATATCAAAGTATACGCGGTAGAAGACACCCTGTGGAGTGTCCATGCGCTCAAAGTCGGTTTCAAGGTTCTTCCGTGACAGATCCGAGGTGAGGGTGACGACCTCCTTGATGCCTGGAACGACGGTCGATGAGCACGGGTCGGCATTCCAGGtgggagaaagggaggggtCCGACGTGAGTACTTACGGGGATCTTTGGTGTATTCAGGGCAGACATCTTCGTCGCAGGCGTATAACACATCCTCGTACATGAGTGTCGCGCCGGGCGCCACTTGACGGAAGAAGCTCACCTTGACGGGCTCCCCGATCTTCACCCGCTCTCCTTTTTGGACAAAGATCTGCCGAGTGTACTTGCAGCGATCGCGGCCATCAAGGCTCGGCACCCGGTATTGCTCCGGATGGTATCCTTCCTTGAAAGGCTGCAGCGTGGCCATCAGGTAGTGCCGACGAGCCACACGGTGCGTGATGACCCGTTCGGTAATACCGGCAGTCACGGCACCCTTGACGATGGCAGCGACGGAGTCCATCGGACGGACAACCTTGGTCTGATACTGCGGCGGCACGTGCAGTTTGATTTGCTGGAACAGATATTCAGAGGCACCGAATCCTCCCACGACCAACACATTCTAGGAACCGTTAGCGTACTTGCATcgaaggaggagggagggCAGGTGAAAGAAACAAAGGAGAACAGGACAAGTGCAGTTTACCTGAAGCAGTCGGTTTTGGGCTTGAATGGCAATGATCTGGTTGCGAACGAGCTCGAGAATGCGGTTCACCACGGGCTCGAAACATTGGAGAATCTCCTCGTTGGTAAAGGTCATGTACCCTTCCTCGATGCCCGCATCGGGGAAATCGGCTTCGATACCCACGTCGACCGCCCACTTTTGACCGTTGTTCCGGAAGTCTGCCTTGATACGATTCTCGAAATCCATAATGCATTTGGCATAGACCTTGCCCGCCGTGCGGGATCCGTCCGGGAGCTTCATTTTGCGGATCTTGGCGCGCAAGATGTTGCTGAAGTTGCGGTTCAACGCGGTCGAACCACACGAATCGCCCGATCCCGCCGTGCATTCGGCCACGCTGAACGGCtgttcttcctccacctcgtAGGCGATGAGATCGACGGTGCCACCTCCGCAATCCACGATCAAAATGGCGTCGCCCACTTTGAGATTGAGCAATCCGGTCTTGGCGCAAAATAGCGCTGCCGCTTCCGGCTCCGAGACCAGGGTCAATCGGTTGTCATTTTCATCGCGCAAGAACCCCGCCTGGATCGCCGCCGTCCGGGTCGCCGCTTTGCCCGCGTCGTTCCAGATGGCCGGCACGGTCAGGTAATATCGAATGTTTCGCTCCTCTCGCGTGAAGACCTCCCCGAGGGTCTTCTGAAGCTGTGCGCGAATCGCCTGGCGTAACTTGAACAGGTAATCTGCTGCGACGTCGATTTCCGACTTGCCGGGTGGCAGGGGTGGCAGGTTGATCGGGTCGATATAGGTGTTGCCCGAGAGCATCAATTGTAACTTGAACCATTCCACCTTTTGCACGCCTGGTTTGGGATATCCTGTGGGCGCAAGCGCCTCGGCGATATCTGGGCCCCAGCCGACCACTTTCTGGTACTGGTCATAGTAGAGGACGGTCGGAATCTAGATCGGTGCACAGGAGAGCGAACGAGTGAGCCGGGTTCCCAGGACAGGcatctttcctttctctgtTGGGGGTAGACCGGGGAAGGCTGGTGGAGGAAAGGGTTGTTCCCgcagaggaaaagaaaaagcagtGGGCATACCTTTTGTTTTGTGTGAGTGCCTGCGCCCGGCCACTCGGTGATGATATCCTCCCGAGCCTCGTTGTTGGTGGCAAAGGCAAATGCGACACCGGAAAAGGTGGTGCCAAAGTCGATTCCGACGATGAGCTGTGCCTTGTTGCGATTTGccgcctcgacctcgacggcCGGGTTGCGGTATTGGGTCTGCTGGCCCAGCGCTGGGGGGAGGTGCCCGAGCGGTTGCTGAGGCGGCTGCATGCTGTAGCCCGGCGGCGGGTTCATCGGCTGCGGTGGGTGGCCGGCGTATTGCATGGTGGTACTGGGGTTGAGCGGGGCGGGGTGCTGGGTCAGTTGACCGGGAATCATGGGACTGGTGGGTCGCCCTGAAGGAAAGCTGGGAGGCCCAGTGACTTGGCTGGACTGAGTGACGGAGAGGGTGGTGGATGAGGAACTGCGGTGGGAGGGCGGCGAGGTGGGAGAAGTGCCGTTGGAGGGGTTGATGACGAGGGGGTTGGCCGACACCGACGTGGCTGGAGGATTGTGTTGCTGATGCTTCTTGTCGCGACGGAAGAGAGACTTGCTGAAGCGGGAGCTCATGGAGGACATGGGTGAGATGGAAGCACCCACGGGCCACTGGGCAaaggagggaagagaaagtggGCGAACCGATTCAccgtgggggggggggggggggggggaggaaagggtCAGAAAATGGAGAGACgagcaagaaagagagagtgggagagaaaggCGGGCATTCGGAGAGTATGCAGAGCGCAGCACTAGGGTGGGCAGCAAAGGGTTGTGGAGGTGGAGTGCGGTTGAGGCGAGGGACCGTCGCAAGGCTGAGCAGGACGAAGAAACAGCGGGTCCGGAATGAGGAGCAAGGGCACCAACGAGGCAAGGTCCAGTAACTTTTCCTGGTCCAGTGCCAGAACGATCTTGGGGGATCTcagcagaggaggaggaggaggaggaggaggggagagagaacaCTGAGAAGAGGCTGGGACAGAGGTGCAAGGCGGAAAAGATGGCCAAGCGTGATGCGTCGGGTGGAGGTCAAAGAGGGTCACCCAAGGGACAATGGAGAGATCGAAGGGATGCGGGAGTCCACGCAGCGAAGACGTTGGAGCGCACGGTACACGATAAGAAAGGGAGAGTGAGACTCTTTGGGCATGGCATTGACGAAGAATGCGAGAGTTGGGGTCTCGAGGTCCACAATCGGCACGAGGCAAGCGGGCTTTGTGGCGGGGGCTGAAAAGGCTGTGTGGACGAGGCTCAGAAGCGCTTGGAGAAAGATGATGGAGCCTGTACCACACCCCCATAACGGGGTAGCACCTGTCCAGGGACTGAGGATGCCGTGGCTGGTCGACTGGATTTTGACGGATGTATTGAGGAAGTGGGCACCAAGTCCTGATTACACTTTGCAAGAAAAATCGCGAGGACTCGGTGAAGACCACAGCAGGGACCAGTACGCAATCATCAATGTGCCCTCACAGTATCCTGCGACGCGACGGATGGAAGTACGGCAATTCTCTCACATATGACACACTCGGAGATTCTACATGAACATCTTCATATACTCCCGACGGCCTGTCCTGTATGATCACAGCACGAGAACGAGACACCGCCAGATCTACGCGGACTATCATGGGGCTGCTGTGAGGCCCAAAGCTAAGCCTCGTGCACGGCCAGAAGGATTGCGCTTTGAACTTTTCCAATCAGCCTTCCCGTCATCCACCGTCACTCTCTTGATCTCTTGATCCATCGAAGCCGTCCATCCAAAGCATCGATCCCCACGGTACGGGATAGGCAGGTACCAGTCCGCTGAAAATAGAAGCCAGCCACGGTCCGTGACGGGGCACGTGGTTGTATGTCATGCATTCTGTCGGGGATTATTACAATGACGAGAGAGGTAGTGCCGACTCTCCCGACTTGGGAGTACAGTGAGGTCATTAGTTGTATCGGGAGAGAACAGGGTACCTCCTCCGGCATGAGTTGAGTCGATCGCAAGCATGGTCCCGCTCTCATTCTGCAACTCGATGACCAGCGCTTCGCGAGGGGGGGCTGTGCGACTGACATCGGGGCGATGGTCGTGGACGATCGTGCTGACACCCAGTATCGAGGAGCTCGGTCCAATCTACGAGATCGAGGGATTTCTGTCGTTTGGAGCAGCCGTTGAAGAGCCCTCATCTCCACATCCACTCGAGCGGGGCAGTGGCTGGATCTGGAAGAACAAGAGGTGACGTCTCCAGTGAGTGCCCCAAACAGGCACGGCACGCATGTTCCACGGTCTTTCGCACGTGGAATCAAATCGTCCAAGGCAATccgtctctctccccctttgCCTGaatcctcctttctctctctccggcCCTCGTGAATCGAGCGCACATGAAACACGCCCGTTGCACGTCTAACTCAGTCCCTTTACTCCCACCACTGAGAACCGATGAGGTAAGGCGGCCAGACTGGACGTTGGCAGCATTGTCgtgttttttcccccgttTCTTTGTTCGATATTCTCGGCCCCGTTGGAGACCCAGCTGAGGTTGGGGGCCGATTCGTTGCTCGATGGCTTCCACAGGAAAGCGGGTCAAAATAGCTGGGTCTGGCCACATGTGATCGGTGCGTGTGCTAGCGAAGACTCTTTGAAGCATCCCTGGTGGCTCTTCGGTGTCTTCCACCCGTGAATAACATCCTACTCTCGCTCACGACGGCGTCAAACCTCCAGCCAAATAACAAATTAATTACAATAAACAAGTTAGATGGCACTGTGCCAAGCCTGGAGGGTTCTGATTCAATCGAACTTGAAAGGATCTCCGACCCTGTGCAGGACATACCAGACTAGTCGGATGTCGTGGACAATGGAcgtgaagaaagaaaaaaaaaaggaacaatgCAATCGCTTCTGGGCCCTCTACTGAACAGCCTTGCGAGCTACCCAGTGCGATGGCTGATAAAGATTTTGAAACATACTTTCCGGATCCTGAATGTAGCCGCACGGCTGTCGATCACTCGGGCGTACCTCGATAGAAAAACCCATGCGCTCGACGAGGCAGAGAACCTCATCCTCGCTGAGCTCCACGTTACCGGGCTCCCCAATCCCAAAGGACCCCTGGTCAGTGCTCTTGGTCTCGCTCCCCGTGCCTTCACCCTCGTCTGTGCGCGGATGGCCATCTTCAAAATGCCACAGTAGTGGTCCCACATTGATCCAGAGACCCCCCGGCTTCAAGCAATGATAGACGGTCTCGATGTATCGAATGAGGTTTGGCGCCGTGTCGATGAAAAACACACTGGCTACCGCGTCAAAGGACTCGCGATTACTGGGCTCCATGTAGTGTACCACAAAGTCCGCGGCCGTCATGGACATGGACCCAAAGGGAGCTTGTGTCTCGGCCGCCTTGGCCATCGCCAACCCAGGATGGACATCGGGAATCATCACTTTCCGCAGCTGCTGGGCCCGGGAGTGGAGATTGGAGAACTTGAGAGCAAATGGATGCAACGCGTGGGCGGCAGGGCCGGCGGTGTGGTTGAGGATCCAGCTGCTGGCGAACAATTGATGATACGAGATCTCATTCCCCTCGGCGGCATATCCTGCGAGACAAACTTCGAAGACGAGTCGGCCGAGGCCGGCGCCAGGTACCAACACACGGATCTCCTCGCCCGCGTCTCGGCGCGCTTGAAATTCGGTGTCAAGATCTCGGAGGACAGGGTCGTAGCAAACGGCCCGCTCCGCGCGACCCTCGGCACTCCAGTCGCGAAAGAATTGTCGTATGGTGGAGGACGCCTTGTTGACGTCGGATGTAGTCGCCGTGTCGTGCCAATTGTGCGGATCGCCCTTTTCCGGATCAGCCTCAAGGCCAAAAGACTCCAAGCTCAGGGCGAGAATGGCGTCGGCGATTTCTGCGTTGGTGTCAATAGCATCATCCACTTGGTTCAAAGTATCCAGAATGGAAAACGGCGGCTCCGAGAGCATCTGCCAGTGAGCAGAGGGCAAGGCATAGAACGCCTGACGACGTCGATGCGTGGTCCATTGATGCGCCGTGCGTCGATATTGTCTGGAGCTAGATGATCAGCAATCCTGGTAAACAAAGACTCTTCTGTCATGGAAGAATGAGACGAGGAGAGGCTGTTCTATCCGACGCACCGAAAAGAGTCCAGCGCGGCAAAAAGGCTTTGTCGCTCTCCTTCCTCGGAGAACGGATCGAAGTCGCCGGCCCAGGTCTGCTCCTCCGCACCCTCATGAGCTGACCGGTTTTCAAATTCAGCCATTGTGGAATGAGTTCCCTAGTAACGTAACTCAAAGGCCTAGCATGAGGTTCAAACCACCGTGGTTCTCTGTCTACAAAAGAGTAATCCGCTCACACTGTAGCACTCAACGCGTGGGACGCGAGCGCGCGGAAGGCGGGGGCTGTGGACCGAACCACCTCCGTTCGCCGCATGGCAAAACATGGCGGACCAACTGAGCTCCTTTCCACCTTTTTGCATATTCGACGTCAAACAAGCGGATGACCGTCACGACGCTGCAACAACCACAGGTGGAGCTCCTCTTTGTCTAGGCAGAAGTCTAATCTCACCGAGTCGATAACTGAGTACTGTCCAACATCCGTCATGGCGACAGTCGCATCCTCAAACATCCCTCAGATCGAGCTGCACGACCCCACTATGAAGCCCAAAGAGCTGTCCTTCCCGCTCCCCAAGGCTCTCCACACCACCGGCCATGTACACCTGACGTTGATGAGAACCTGTACGATGGTACATCTCGCCACGTCGACACCCGGCGAGTCTTCTGGCTCATTCAAACCAATGGGTAGCTTTGTATACGCCATGCCTGATGTGAGTCCCGTATGAAGTTGCGCAGCTCTTGCGCCCGTTCCCTTCGGCGCCCGTTGAGTATCGGTCAGACGGTCTTGCACCACTCGACTCTCAAAGGAGGCGCCAAGGGTGTTCAGAATTTTATTTCTCAgctcgtcatcatcggtACTGACTGTCCAAGCGCGCATCCCCAAATGCAACGATATCAACAACTCTCTATACTAGCCCGTCCAGCATCGAATATACCACGAGAGTAGCCAAAATTCTCGCACGAAGAATGCAACGGCCGGTATATGTGGGTTGCAGTATCGATCCAAATGGCCTTGAACAGACAGttgaggaagaaatggagGGTCTGACAGCTTTTGTGAATCTAATCATGGAAAATTACAAGGCCTCTGGGCTAGAATGAATTGGTTGTGAGACCAGCTCCATCACACTCTAGATTACCTCGTCGATAGGTTCTGGATTCGATATTTCGCTTGACCAACGGGATTTCTGGCCAAGGGAAACACGAAGGCCTTGAATATTACACTGAGTAAGGCTGGTGTCTTTTATGTTCGATCGACTGTCGACACGGAATGTCAAAATCAGCCTGAGCAGGGTGCTTCTTTCAATCCTTAGTCACAACTATCAGCCACctgctttcttctctccctgGTCTTTTCCAATCACTGGCAATGTCGGTGAGAAAGACTGCAGTCCCTTTTGTGTGCGAATATTCCAGTCCTTTAAAAATCTCACGGTGCCGAAATCTCACAACCAGGACGTTATCTACGGTGTATATAACCGAATGACATGGAACATCCGCGCTCAGCAGGGTCCAACACTTTTTGAACAGGTGTGTCAACTAGCTCGGTCGAATGGAATTTGCCTGTTTGTAAAAAGTGCCGCAGCACTATTGTTCTATATCATTCTCTCACAAATTACCGAGGCTGGACAGCCAATGGCAAGAGGGAGGCATCTGGTTTAGCAATTACTCCATCAATCTGGTAATTCCTTGACCACCGGTAGTTGATCGCAAGTGGATGAGCGTTCTGAGATATTCCTGCTACTGTCCAGACATAAAAGCAACGTTGTTTCCAGCTCGTCAGGCCCTTTTCTCATCCTGTTCAAGTTCACCCCCGAAGGCGCAATCTCCCCTCATCTCTCGTCCCAAGTGATTTCTCTTCATTCCTCAATCATGGCTCGGAACGTTGGTATCAAAGCTATGGAGCTGTATTTCCCTAGTCGAGTAAGATCCTTCGCATTGCCCGTTTCTCAATCATGTCAAAATGTGGAGGGAGTATTTGTGGCTGACCACATCAATCTGGCAGTATGTTGCTCAATCAGACTTGGAGGTGTATCTCGGAGCAAGCAAAGGCAAATACACCATTGGCCTCGGTCAAACCAAAATGAGTTTCTGTGACGATCGCGAGGGTAAGTAAAACGTCAAATTCCCGTCTTCATTTCTCCGGTACTACCTCGTACCTGGATTCTGAAAAGATACCTACACCGATGCTAATGAGGAAgcttctctttgctcttACATGTAGACACCTATTCACTTGCTCTCACGGCCGTCTCATCTCTTCTCCGCAAATACGACATTTCTCCCGACTCGATTGGTCGTCTGGAAGTGGGCACAGAAACCTTGTTGGACAAGGCAAAGTCCTGCAAGTCCGTTCTGATGCAGCTCTTTGGATCCAACACGGATATCGAGGGCGTCGACGTCTACAATGCCTGCTACGGCGGTACAAGCGCTCTATTAAACGCAGTGAGCTGGATCGAATCCTCTGCATGGGATGGCAGAAATGCCATTGTTGTTGCGACCGATATTGCGCTCTACAACACCGTTTCAGCCAGACCGACGGGTGGAGCAGGCTGCGTGGCCATGCTCATCGGTCCAGATGCGCCCTTGGTCGTGGAGCCACTGCGTGCTTCCTTCATGCAGCATACGTATGACTTTTACAAGCCAGATTTCAAGTCCGAGTATCCTATCGTGGACGGTCACTTTTCTTCAAAGTGCTACCTGCGCGCGTTGGATGGATGCTATCGCCGTTATCGTGAGAAGCAGGCTGGACGGAGACGCAACGACACCTCCTCTGACGGCCAGGAGGATGCCCAGACGACACCGCTGACTTTGGAAGAAAAGCTACCATTGGATGAATTTGATTATTTTGTCTTCCATGCGCCCAACTGCAAGCTGGTTGCCAAGTCATACGCCCGCTTACTATATAATGATTACATGGCCGATCCGCAGAATGAGTTCTTCAGCTCCAAGACCATACCCCGCTCCGTTCGTGAACAAAGCTACGAGGATTCTCTGCGTGATAAAGAGCTGGAAAAGCTATTCATGCAAGCTTCTCGAGAACGCTTCGAGGAGCGTGTTCGACACAGTCTGACGGCACCGACAATGTGCGGAAACATGTACAC
This genomic window from Penicillium oxalicum strain HP7-1 chromosome III, whole genome shotgun sequence contains:
- a CDS encoding Hydroxymethylglutaryl-CoA synthase, with protein sequence MARNVGIKAMELYFPSRYVAQSDLEVYLGASKGKYTIGLGQTKMSFCDDREDTYSLALTAVSSLLRKYDISPDSIGRLEVGTETLLDKAKSCKSVLMQLFGSNTDIEGVDVYNACYGGTSALLNAVSWIESSAWDGRNAIVVATDIALYNTVSARPTGGAGCVAMLIGPDAPLVVEPLRASFMQHTYDFYKPDFKSEYPIVDGHFSSKCYLRALDGCYRRYREKQAGRRRNDTSSDGQEDAQTTPLTLEEKLPLDEFDYFVFHAPNCKLVAKSYARLLYNDYMADPQNEFFSSKTIPRSVREQSYEDSLRDKELEKLFMQASRERFEERVRHSLTAPTMCGNMYTAGVYSALVSLLNNVPGAQLHGRRIGLYSFGSGLASTILSLRVVGDVGEIVSKTDLHARLNAREEVSPEVYDEMCRLREQAYQQHPYTPVGSIETMVPGTYYLVGVDEMFRRSYAVKQD